ATTGGGAGGTTATTCTTCTTAATGCTATaggcataaaaatcatatatacatgtatatgtgatagggtcttaaATTCCTTTGCTTTTAGACCATTGTCTTATAGATCTTTTTTACCCGGTATTCATACTTTTAttcttgagtgatcttttctcaagattcaacatTCGTGTGAGGATGAGTCATATATTGATTTGTTATGGAACCTATTATTCGATGCTAACCATAAGACCCACTTTTTATTAAATCTTCTAGTTTAGTTTTTGATCTTTCTTCAAAGTTTCCAAAATTTTTAGTTAGATGTAGTTTTTCCGTTACTATTTGTATTGTGTTCTGTTGTGATTTTCTGGTAGAAATATGTTAGGTGTTTGaataggagaagatcatcaattctataaaaaatttattgagacgtctattcacccatTTCTAATTGTCACTCTCAATCTTACATTTTTCTGGTAGCTGTTTTTATAACGGAGGACTCCTTTTTGGTGGTGATGTCGACACGTATGGTAATAAGattggtatcattgtcggtATCTATTGAGTTCGATTAAAAAGCGTTTTGAGCAATATGATGATGGGACGTGCCGTGGATTTCGCATTCGTCTCTGTTTGAATCATTGTGCTTTTGTCAGCAGTGCAAATCACAGCTTAGGATAGGTTTCAGTTTCCTCTTATCAATGTTTTGGAGGATAGTAAATCTCTAGACAAATTTGTGCAGAATACAAAATGTGAAAAACCCACGCTAAAGTTACCAAAGTTTTAGGCCATGTTTACCTCAAAATTTGTGGTTTTGAGTGCAATTTGCTCCTGTTTTTTTGAAGAGACCGCAACCTCGTTCAATCGTACTGTACTTGCTTTGGAAGCCACGTTTCAATTTGCCGTCGAGTTTgtgcgctgctgctgctcactGGACGTCCGACCCCGGCAGTGAGGCGCGCGCCTAACCGTCCACGGGAAGGGCAAGAAACGCACCACCGGGCAGTGAGGCGGGCGGCTTGCAGGAGACGGAGACAGGCGATGCCTTCCTCCTGCTCCGCCGCCACCACGGATGGGTCTCATTGAGGGCCTCTTCGGCGGCGACCACAGCAGGGGGAGGGGCAACAAGGGGCACGGCAGCGCTGAGGAGAAGGCGGGCATGGCCATCCCTCCCCTCTcgcccaccgccgcctccgtcgTCCGCCGATGTGCCCGGTCCGTCCATCTCCCGGGTGTTGCTGGACGCACGGCGCACTCGGTTTCTTGACGCCAAAATTATCGTGACGTGACATTGCATCGCGTGGCCATGGCAGGATCGCAGGCGTGCCGGTGGATCAGCTGCTCCGGCGGTTCGACACGGAGGAGCAGGGCGGCCGGCCGCTGGAGTACGCCAGGAGCGTCGTGGAGTACTGCTCCTGCATTGCCCTGCGCGTCGAGACCAAGCGCCAGGATTACCTCGGCGACAGGGAGTTCCACTCGCTCACCTACGACCTGATGCTCGCCTGGGAGGCGCCCGATGAGGAAACCGACGCCGTGTTTCAGGTGAGATCGAATCTCCGTCGTAAAAACAAACCGCGGCACCATGTGATGCATCATCCATATCGGAAACCGATCAagactgattttttttcacgaTACAGAAAACGGCATTCAGCATTCTCCGCGACGAcgcggacgacgacgacggtggATCCATATTCTATTCAAGCCCAACGCAGATGGCCATTCAGGTCCTTCCATTGTTCTTCCTGTATatgctcttgttcttgatcaAACCCTTCCATCAAATGCTTGCTTTGCATTGCATGATCGTCTTCGTTGTGTGGAATTGATGACTAGGTCGATGGGAGGAGGACGGTTGGACCCGAGGCATTTGCCAAGATTGCTCCTTCCTGCCCAGCCATGGCGCATCCCATCACCGTTAGTAACCTGTTCGACGCGCTCACCAACTCTACGGGAGGCCGGTTGCATTTTCTCATCTACCACAAGTACCTCAAAAGCTTAGACCAGTAGGTGCATGTATTGCTCAAACCTATTTCATTCTCTGAATGATGGCATTATGGATAAGTAATCGGTTGGTTACTTTCACTGCGTGACTGCCTTACTGTGGCATCTCTGATGCTAGGGTGCTCAGCTCTGCAAAACGTATATCGGATGGACACAAAGCTCCTGCCATTCAGCTTTCGGACGGTGAAGTAATCCTCGACATCCATGGCGCCGCAACGCCCAAGCCGGTCCTTCAGCACATCGGGACGTCCACATGGCCTGGTTAATCATCTTCCTTATGGTAATTTTGATCAGTTCCGGTGAGCTGTTCTTCTTCACAAGGCGCTTAATGTGTAAGGGCTGCACATTACATAATGCAGGGAGGCTCACACTGACGAATCACGCACTCTACTTCGAGGCTATCGGTGTCGATTTCTCATATGGCGAGGCTGCTGTGTATGATCTGGCAAGGGACTTGAAGCAGCTCGTAAAACGTGAGTCCACTGGGCCATGGGGTGCTCATCTCTTTGACAAAGCAGTCATGTACAAGTCTAGCTCAACGTGAGTAATTGATTCCTACAGAACAGAAGGCTTTATTCTAATGCTCTTGACTCTTGAGTAACCAAAAAAAGCTActgcctttttttttcacaatgCACCGCAATCTGCAAGTACGATGGCTAATGTATATTTGCTACCGACAGAAGCGAACCCGTGTTCTTCGAATTCCCTCAATTCAAAGGCCACACTCGCCGAGACTACTGGTTTGCGGTGATCAAAGAGGTGCTGCACACGCACAAGTTCATAAGGAAGTACATGCTTACAAATTTTCAGAAGGCAGAGGCTCTTTCAGTTGCGGCGCTTGGAATTCTGCGGTACCGCACAGTGAAGGAGGGCTTCCACATATTACCGGCACATTTTAAGACCACCCTTGCCTTCAACTTAGCAGAGAAACTGCCCAAGGGGGATAAGATATTGGAGGCACTGTACGGCGAGCTGCAGCAGCATTGCTCAAGATTCAGAGGAAGCGAGGATTTTGCACAGAGTAGTTCAGATGAATTGACACTTGCTGACCCCTTCCCGCTTTCAGCGTATACAATGGTGAGGATGGGTTTGCTGGCACTGAAGGAGGAGGACAATACTGAGGAAAGGGATTTCACGGCTCGAGATGTGCAGATAGGAGGAACTAGCTCGGTGCAAATGGCTCTAGAGCGATCGTTCGGTTATTCGGGCAGAGTGGAGGCGGCACGGGCAACGCTTGATCAGGTCAAAGTGGAAGACATAGATACTAATGTAGCTGTGTTGAAGGTATTGCTCTTCATTTCATAGTAGTTCATCATGTTACACAAGATTCTAAATCAGGTACTGGAACTCTGAAACGAAAACCACAGGTCTAAGGAACCATGTCGGTATAGCCTGATCTTGTTTGAAGAATAACAACGTAATAACGGTGGTTAATTCCCTCCTATTCAGGAACTACTATTTCCTTTGATTGAGATAGGCAAAGTACTTCTTGCTTTCGCTGAGTGGGAAGATCAACTTAACTCATATGTCTTCTTGTTCTGTTTCCTCTACATGGTATATAGGTATTGtttcttgatcattgatcttGTTATATGAGACAGCTTCACAGCGTTTCTGCAAATTCCAGTTCGAAGGAAGCATTTCTGACCAAAATGGTTTGTACTGCAGTGGTTGGATCTGGTTCATGTTTCCTGGCTTTTTGCTCGGCTCTAGCCTCTTCATGCTATGGCACAAACACTATGTGAAGGGGCAGTTGATAGGAGCATTTGAGGTCACAACCCCTCGGAGAAGAACTGTCCAGCAGCTCCTGGCTTTGCAAGAAGCCATCTCGCAGTTGGAAGCACACGTGCAAGCCGGaaacatttttcttctcaagctTCGGTCCCTCATGCTTGCAGCATTTCCTCAGGTTCTGTTTTCTAGCCATCTTGTTTGCAACTTTGCCATTTTGACAGGTGGAATTTGATTTGATGCTTGGTTTCAGAGCACCAGCAAAGTTGCGGCTGCGTTGGTCGTCATGGCTGCGGCATTCGCGTTCCTGCCGTTGAGAAGCATCATCCTGCTGGTTGTGCTGGAAGCATACACGAGGCAGATGCCGGTGAGGAAGAAAAGCAGTGAGAAACTGGTGAGGAGGTTGAGGGAGTGGTGGCTCCGGATTCCAGCTGCTCCTGTACAGCTCCTGAGGCCTCAGGACACTAGGAGATGGAGACCGAGGTTGAGATCGAGACAAGCAATCTAGAAATGTTGGATTTTTTACCCGTACATTCTTCCGAGTGGTAGAAATGTTGATGTTATATGGACAGGATTAAAGTGCAGAGGAAAGAAGAGTCTGGGTGTAAGCTGGGGCCTGTTCTTGGTCAGTGGAACTAAATGAAATAATGGTGTCTTGTTTATTGTTGTAACAGATTCCTTTCGTTGAAATGGCCGGTACCAGTTGGGCAAAATAAATGGACGGGGAATCATATGTGTTGTAGCAGTCAACAGCAACTGATCATTAAAGTTGATTTCTTAACATATTAGTACCGAATAATTGTTTGGGTGTTTTATGGTGGCACGATTAATATAAATGGGGAGTTTGATAAGATGATGGAGCAagtgttgaaatttgaaaacTCATCTTGCTTCGATGAAATTGTTAATCGGGTTAGATCAATTATGAATGTTGATGCGGATGCATGTGATGTAACTATACGTGGAAGGTTTGATACTGGACGGGGTGACAGGGCTCACTATGTTATCATAGAGTTGACATCAGAGAATGATTGGAAGCTATATAAGGATTGTGTGAACGGTTCTCAAGTTTATTGCGTGGAGATTGTAGTTGATGTGGGTATAGGAGGAAGCTCGATGCCATCGGTTCAAGATGTGTCAGGTAGTATTAGCTAGAAAGTGGATCCTATTGAGCATTTGACTTAGGAAATAACCGCTATTATCCCAGAGGTGGCCGATGTCTCCGAACTCGTCGATATTATAATTCCAGATGTACCTCGTGCCTCTGTTTAGGAGATAGTTGCTGGTGATTCAAATAACTTTGATTTAGCTATAGTAAGTAACGACTTCGACAATGGGGTTCTTAGGGATGAGGAGGCTCAAGCAAATGTTGACAAAATACCCATCTTTTCGTCGAACGGTGATGCCAAAGATGAAAGTgatgaggtagaagaagatgaacactaGTCACCTTCTTACGATGCTCCAGATAACTTGACAGCACCACCAAATGATGCTTATTCCGTCATGCAATATCACGATCCACCTCATCTTTATCATTCCCATTAACAAGGTACAACCAACATAGGAtatcaaaacaaaaaatatagatATTATGCATAAAATTAACCATATCCTTACCAACCACATGCCCGCAGTAGTACCCCACACTAAGTTCGGAGGAAACTATCTCGTATCGAGCTTTCACATCacaattgcacttccttggacGACGTGGTTCTATCACCATATTCTCTTTCATTTGATCATCTTCGTCATCTATCCATTCACCATCAGTACCATACAACGAATCCTGAAAGTTACAAGTAGCATTGGCATTGCATTAAAATTCATGATACAAGGTATATAATATCTAATTCTACCTCATTCAAATTGTAAACAAGCATCTATGCTCGATTTTTACCTTTGTCATCCCTTCCTAACAAAAGTAAGAAGATCCCCAAAAGGTTCACACAAGCATGCTTCGCTTCCCACACTTGCACAACGCAGGATTCGCTACACATATTATGCTCACTTCCCACTTCCCGCTTTATCCATCAGTTTTGGTGGATTTGGTAGAGGAGGAACCCAATAAACAAACTTGTCATATGGATTCAAATACTAACTAAACTGTTTCACCTTCAGAATTCTAGGGTCATATATCTCAAGTCCATCAATCTATAGAAAGAAGTAGCACATCTCCCACTTCtgcaaattattaaaacatcatgtcaATAAAAGTAATATCATATGCTTCCATCCTAACTCATAACAAATACTCActcacacgataatccttgcACAGGTAGAAAATGTGGTCAGCAATATCTTCATGTAGTGACTGAAGGACCAAAGCAGGCTTACCATAGTCACAAGTCTGGACGAGGAGAGCGGGAGGAACGGGGGCATCCTTGCCACTAACATCAGGATATTTCTTACCTATGTGTACCCACTTTTACTTACACCATAAATTAGTCGTCATACCATATAACTGCAAATCCATTACGAATTTGACATGCACCAAACACTTTTACATTCAACACTACTAAATCCTATGCACTACAAGAGTCAATTTTGCAACACAACCTACAAGAGTAAAATGATCTACATAAAAGTATAATAAACATGCTACATTAAGCATCGAAGAACAACAATAAATAACTATTAGTTAATCTAACCAAATTTTAATATTGTCATCACCTAATCTCCAAACCCTATGTAGTAAAAAAAAACCATCTAAAACTACagagaaaatcaaaattaaatagATGCAATGGAGTATTTACCTTTAATGAGCAATCCCTTTGATCTGGGTCTGAAATCGATGGATTTGATGAAAAATTTAGAGAGGGAAAAGAGGGCAAAAGCAAGGTCCTCATGCTCGGTCtgaaaggaggaggaagaaaggaagaggGAGCCAAGGCCTTTGGCACGATAGACAGTTGCGACTCAGGGTTGCCACATTAGCCCTACATGGCCACATATAAAGACATCAGGGCTAATATCAGCGTGGTCATCTT
This genomic window from Phragmites australis chromosome 7, lpPhrAust1.1, whole genome shotgun sequence contains:
- the LOC133925253 gene encoding uncharacterized protein LOC133925253, producing MGLIEGLFGGDHSRGRGNKGHGSAEEKAGMAIPPLSPTAASVVRRCARIAGVPVDQLLRRFDTEEQGGRPLEYARSVVEYCSCIALRVETKRQDYLGDREFHSLTYDLMLAWEAPDEETDAVFQKTAFSILRDDADDDDGGSIFYSSPTQMAIQVDGRRTVGPEAFAKIAPSCPAMAHPITVSNLFDALTNSTGGRLHFLIYHKYLKSLDQVLSSAKRISDGHKAPAIQLSDGEVILDIHGAATPKPVLQHIGTSTWPGRLTLTNHALYFEAIGVDFSYGEAAVYDLARDLKQLVKRESTGPWGAHLFDKAVMYKSSSTSEPVFFEFPQFKGHTRRDYWFAVIKEVLHTHKFIRKYMLTNFQKAEALSVAALGILRYRTVKEGFHILPAHFKTTLAFNLAEKLPKGDKILEALYGELQQHCSRFRGSEDFAQSSSDELTLADPFPLSAYTMVRMGLLALKEEDNTEERDFTARDVQIGGTSSVQMALERSFGYSGRVEAARATLDQVKVEDIDTNVAVLKELLFPLIEIGKVLLAFAEWEDQLNSYVFLFCFLYMVYSGWIWFMFPGFLLGSSLFMLWHKHYVKGQLIGAFEVTTPRRRTVQQLLALQEAISQLEAHVQAGNIFLLKLRSLMLAAFPQSTSKVAAALVVMAAAFAFLPLRSIILLVVLEAYTRQMPVRKKSSEKLVRRLREWWLRIPAAPVQLLRPQDTRRWRPRLRSRQAI